The following are from one region of the Actinopolyspora halophila DSM 43834 genome:
- a CDS encoding FtsK/SpoIIIE domain-containing protein produces the protein MRKRNERRNAIQTAFDRLSATAATALGAAENEVARVRSEQVKQEHALRIAQHGVAAAAGDPGSFEGSDRPEFRAALDEAVTERSEVFSQWTAQGPERLTELMSETAPGTASAPWREWLGSIGSATAQAPAPELWRIGAGHAPAAPEAAGFPAAVPLLDESNLRITCRPATSENATRDAAEHLVQNLLLRVLSYYEPGLVRVHVWDTARLTGTLPGLFPLTRSGLLTAHDPTRLDDLLEELAEHIRRVHTTALLGGHTSLKSLVEETGHRGEPWRIAVLFGDGEPLKEEQQQQLQRVARNGLSCGIQLIVVDLPMTVNNALESVTLTGPNSARSSMTGAHLTITPDETPPRERVSRACSAISEAFQARRSRVRTFDDLLPERYWTNDSTSGLTAPVGFFEGEPVRISLGDASPHTLVGGPSGSGKTNFLYGMLGALAARYSPDELEMYLLDFKEGVSFAQFTPGSRDPSWLPHAKLVGVNVNTDREFGLALLRFLATEMRRRADAAKAHEVTKLEELRQRDPQGRWPRIVAVIDEFQYLFSERDSVSTQAATLLEDVARRGRSQGIHLILASQDVSGIEAFWGKPAIFEQFILRIALPKARRVLVDNNTTALELPRWHAVVNHDSGVKHGNEVARIPDATASETFDSLQTGLWERHLWETGRRNARPPRLFDGSHLPRLSELEDYEALRPGPKRSPQVLLGQVIDVRGTAAALPFGRSPGRNLAVLGSAQQDAVAVLGASALSLAAQFVPGDIEFTIAGLVDESAEHARALESTLRQGGHEVSFVETGELNDTLQRLSALLDERADSASKGSGTAKHCLLLYGADAAQPLLENKDPQTRLSGLDQLRKILKQGPEAGVHTIGWWRSVQRLRNALGMGPADDVGAWVALDVQGQELAPLAAGQLITWSPRVHRGLFFDRSTHSHPEVVLPFDLSGMLEQRGAEPEFDEQEHVPRPRGSDAVVSNVGEETGD, from the coding sequence GTGCGTAAACGCAACGAGCGGCGCAACGCGATTCAGACGGCCTTCGACCGGCTCAGCGCCACCGCGGCCACGGCCCTCGGAGCGGCCGAGAACGAGGTGGCGCGGGTCCGGTCGGAACAGGTCAAGCAGGAACACGCGCTGCGAATCGCACAGCACGGGGTCGCCGCTGCGGCAGGTGATCCGGGTTCGTTCGAGGGGTCCGACCGACCGGAGTTCCGGGCGGCGCTGGACGAGGCGGTGACCGAACGGTCCGAGGTGTTCTCCCAGTGGACGGCGCAGGGACCCGAACGGTTGACCGAGCTGATGTCCGAAACGGCTCCCGGCACGGCCTCGGCGCCGTGGCGCGAGTGGCTGGGCAGCATCGGTTCCGCGACCGCGCAGGCCCCCGCTCCCGAGCTGTGGCGCATCGGCGCCGGACACGCCCCGGCCGCTCCCGAAGCGGCCGGGTTCCCCGCTGCGGTTCCGCTGCTGGACGAGTCGAACCTGCGCATCACCTGCCGCCCCGCCACCTCCGAGAACGCCACGCGGGACGCGGCCGAGCACCTCGTGCAGAACCTGCTGCTGCGCGTGCTCTCGTACTACGAGCCGGGGCTGGTGCGCGTGCACGTCTGGGACACGGCACGGTTGACCGGCACCCTGCCCGGACTGTTCCCCCTGACCCGGTCCGGTCTGCTCACGGCGCACGACCCGACGCGACTGGACGATCTCCTCGAGGAGCTGGCCGAGCACATCAGGAGGGTCCACACCACCGCGCTGCTCGGGGGGCACACTTCGCTGAAGTCCCTCGTCGAGGAAACCGGCCATCGTGGCGAGCCCTGGCGGATCGCCGTGCTGTTCGGTGACGGTGAACCGCTCAAGGAGGAACAGCAGCAGCAGTTGCAGCGTGTCGCCCGCAACGGCCTGTCCTGCGGGATCCAGCTGATCGTCGTGGACCTGCCGATGACGGTGAACAACGCCCTGGAGTCGGTGACCCTGACCGGCCCGAACAGCGCGCGCAGCAGCATGACCGGCGCCCACCTGACGATCACTCCGGACGAGACTCCCCCACGGGAACGCGTGAGCAGGGCCTGCTCGGCCATCTCGGAAGCGTTCCAGGCCAGGCGCTCCCGGGTGCGGACCTTCGACGACCTGCTTCCCGAGCGGTACTGGACGAACGACTCCACCTCCGGGCTGACCGCTCCCGTCGGCTTCTTCGAGGGGGAGCCGGTGCGGATCTCGCTCGGCGACGCCAGTCCGCACACCCTGGTCGGGGGGCCCAGCGGCTCGGGCAAGACGAACTTCCTCTACGGGATGCTGGGAGCGCTCGCCGCCCGGTACAGCCCGGACGAGCTGGAGATGTACCTTCTCGACTTCAAGGAGGGTGTGTCGTTCGCCCAGTTCACCCCCGGCAGCAGGGATCCGAGCTGGTTGCCGCACGCCAAGCTCGTGGGGGTCAACGTCAACACCGACCGCGAGTTCGGCCTGGCTCTGCTGCGTTTCCTCGCCACGGAAATGCGGCGCAGGGCCGACGCGGCCAAGGCGCACGAGGTGACCAAGCTCGAGGAGCTGCGCCAGCGTGATCCGCAGGGGCGTTGGCCCCGGATCGTCGCCGTGATCGACGAGTTCCAGTACCTGTTCTCCGAACGCGACTCGGTGTCCACCCAGGCGGCCACGCTGCTGGAGGACGTCGCCCGCAGGGGGCGTTCCCAGGGGATCCATCTGATTCTGGCCAGTCAGGACGTGTCGGGCATCGAGGCGTTCTGGGGCAAACCGGCCATTTTCGAGCAGTTCATCCTGCGGATCGCCCTTCCCAAGGCCCGGCGAGTGCTGGTGGACAACAACACGACCGCGTTGGAGCTGCCGCGCTGGCACGCCGTGGTCAACCACGATTCCGGGGTCAAGCACGGCAACGAAGTGGCGCGCATACCGGACGCCACCGCATCGGAGACCTTCGACTCGCTGCAGACGGGCCTGTGGGAGCGGCACCTGTGGGAGACGGGCAGGCGCAACGCGCGTCCTCCGCGGCTGTTCGACGGTTCGCACCTGCCCCGCCTCTCCGAGCTGGAGGACTACGAGGCGCTGCGCCCGGGTCCGAAGCGTTCCCCGCAGGTGCTGCTGGGCCAGGTGATCGACGTGCGGGGCACGGCGGCGGCACTGCCGTTCGGGCGCTCCCCCGGCAGGAACCTGGCTGTGCTCGGTTCGGCCCAGCAGGACGCCGTGGCCGTGCTGGGCGCGAGCGCGCTCTCGCTGGCCGCGCAGTTCGTGCCCGGCGACATCGAGTTCACCATCGCGGGTCTGGTCGACGAGAGCGCGGAACACGCGCGCGCGTTGGAGTCGACGCTGCGGCAGGGCGGGCACGAGGTCTCGTTCGTCGAGACCGGGGAGTTGAACGACACCCTGCAGCGGTTGTCCGCACTGCTCGACGAGCGCGCCGACTCCGCATCGAAGGGCTCCGGGACCGCCAAGCACTGCCTGCTGCTCTACGGGGCCGATGCCGCCCAGCCCCTGCTGGAGAACAAGGATCCGCAGACGCGGCTCAGCGGGCTGGACCAGCTGCGCAAGATCCTCAAGCAGGGCCCGGAGGCGGGGGTGCACACCATCGGTTGGTGGCGCAGCGTCCAGCGGCTGCGCAACGCGCTGGGCATGGGACCGGCCGACGACGTGGGAGCCTGGGTCGCCCTCGACGTGCAGGGGCAGGAACTGGCACCGCTGGCGGCTGGCCAGCTGATCACCTGGTCCCCGCGTGTCCATCGTGGCCTGTTCTTCGACCGCTCGACGCACTCGCACCCCGAGGTCGTCCTTCCGTTCGATCTCTCCGGAATGCTCGAGCAGCGGGGGGCGGAGCCGGAGTTCGACGAGCAGGAACACGTCCCGCGCCCGCGCGGTTCGGACGCGGTCGTCTCCAACGTCGGGGAGGAAACCGGTGACTGA
- a CDS encoding PRC-barrel domain-containing protein gives MSEVPHAQDLLGVQVRDQDGERIGRVGDVYVDDASHRPDWVTVRSGPLGMRENFVPLHGAVLSRGNLLLGVSKRQVRTAPSVDVEHGHLSNRDGHRLYEHYGVDNTEVPPGVPESTPAANSRTRHSHARNRSCPPEAMTAPGQEHVPAPERCSDSSRSGVEAPPDGDPPEPRRPRAHDPSPETTPDRAVDRPRDNDGRDG, from the coding sequence ATGAGCGAAGTGCCGCACGCACAGGATCTGCTCGGCGTGCAGGTGCGCGATCAGGACGGGGAACGCATCGGACGGGTCGGGGACGTCTACGTCGACGACGCCAGTCACCGACCCGACTGGGTGACGGTTCGTAGCGGCCCCCTGGGGATGCGTGAGAACTTCGTCCCGCTGCACGGTGCCGTCCTCAGCCGGGGAAACCTGCTGCTCGGCGTATCGAAGCGGCAGGTGAGAACGGCTCCGAGCGTGGACGTCGAGCACGGTCACCTCTCGAATCGGGACGGGCACAGACTCTACGAGCACTACGGCGTCGACAACACGGAGGTACCGCCCGGGGTTCCGGAAAGCACTCCGGCCGCGAACTCCCGAACGCGGCACTCGCACGCCCGCAACCGAAGCTGCCCGCCGGAGGCGATGACGGCGCCGGGGCAGGAGCACGTCCCCGCCCCGGAGCGTTGCTCCGACTCCTCCCGTTCCGGGGTCGAGGCCCCTCCCGACGGGGATCCCCCGGAGCCGCGCCGCCCGCGAGCCCACGATCCGTCCCCGGAAACCACACCCGACCGTGCTGTTGATCGACCGCGGGACAATGACGGCCGTGACGGCTGA
- a CDS encoding DUF4232 domain-containing protein codes for MVPHRRNGLGFRVFAATTTLLTGALLAGCGQQADSANELSGSAGEVMGTSGDSVAGAAGTSTSRTRTDDSTDGARTDRSSAERSTTSSTSEGRESTERTSTGTGRPPPVDRCHTGTLDGDLKRGSPGAGQRYAELTLRNTGDSTCTLYGYPGLELLDESGSPLPTDVSRTADPGPSTLRLAPDETSSAQLHWGVVPSGTDPASSSCEPVPGGVRITPPDETDSFRLDWNHGRVCGGNIDVTAFR; via the coding sequence ATGGTTCCCCATCGACGGAACGGTCTCGGTTTCCGCGTTTTCGCGGCGACGACGACTCTGCTCACGGGAGCGCTGCTCGCCGGATGCGGGCAACAGGCCGACTCCGCGAACGAGCTGTCCGGATCGGCGGGTGAAGTGATGGGAACGTCCGGCGACTCCGTCGCCGGAGCGGCGGGCACGTCGACGTCCCGCACACGAACCGACGACTCCACCGACGGAGCACGGACGGACCGGAGCTCGGCGGAACGCTCCACCACTTCCTCGACCTCGGAAGGGAGAGAATCGACGGAGAGAACCTCAACCGGCACCGGACGACCTCCTCCGGTGGACCGTTGTCACACCGGGACGCTGGACGGCGACCTGAAGCGGGGCAGCCCGGGGGCCGGACAACGCTACGCCGAGCTGACGCTGCGCAACACCGGGGACAGCACGTGCACGCTTTACGGGTACCCGGGGCTGGAGCTGCTCGACGAGTCCGGTTCCCCGCTGCCCACCGACGTGTCCAGGACCGCCGATCCGGGCCCCAGCACCCTCAGGCTGGCTCCGGACGAGACCTCTTCGGCGCAACTGCACTGGGGTGTCGTTCCGAGCGGTACCGATCCGGCGAGCAGCTCCTGTGAGCCCGTTCCGGGAGGCGTCAGGATCACGCCGCCGGATGAAACCGATTCGTTCCGGCTCGACTGGAACCACGGACGAGTGTGCGGAGGGAACATCGACGTGACGGCGTTCCGTTGA
- a CDS encoding multidrug resistance efflux transporter family protein gives MTMFAVVLAAVAAFGYAFGARLQHGAVHDTISGRGLGVRNQLRLVRNTRWLLGLICLGSGTVLHALALGFAPLSVVQPLGVLALPITVLLNSGGNAGELGRLPRSTIVAVLMSGGGVAAFVFLAVRSATSTSVTSEAAVTAVQLVTVAVLVCGVVALLSRRSVRCIAYASGCAVAYGLVSLLLRAVSQQVTSGRLAEVELWLLLAMVVAVLVGGWLLQHAYASGPPDLAVACLTVIDPLVAVGLGIGLLGEADAVGTPTAAAEAVCAAVACAGVFALARYHPDNRSGVAPTVTEDGDRRVTSIDSS, from the coding sequence ATGACCATGTTCGCGGTTGTACTCGCGGCCGTGGCGGCCTTCGGATACGCCTTCGGAGCCCGCCTGCAGCACGGTGCGGTCCACGACACGATCTCCGGACGGGGGCTGGGGGTGCGTAACCAGCTGCGCCTGGTGCGCAACACCCGGTGGCTGCTGGGGTTGATCTGCCTGGGCAGCGGCACTGTCCTGCACGCTTTGGCACTGGGGTTCGCCCCGCTCAGCGTGGTACAGCCGCTCGGGGTGCTGGCCCTGCCGATCACCGTGCTGCTGAACTCGGGTGGAAACGCGGGCGAGCTGGGCAGGCTGCCGCGTTCCACGATCGTGGCGGTGTTGATGAGTGGTGGCGGTGTTGCCGCCTTCGTCTTTCTCGCGGTGCGGAGCGCGACCTCGACTTCGGTGACTTCGGAAGCGGCCGTGACCGCGGTCCAGCTCGTTACCGTGGCGGTGCTGGTCTGCGGGGTGGTGGCCCTGCTGAGTCGTCGCTCGGTCCGCTGCATCGCCTACGCCTCCGGCTGCGCCGTGGCGTACGGTCTCGTTTCGCTGTTGCTTCGAGCTGTGTCCCAGCAGGTGACCTCCGGAAGGCTCGCCGAAGTCGAACTGTGGTTGTTGCTGGCCATGGTGGTGGCGGTTCTCGTCGGGGGGTGGCTGCTGCAGCACGCCTATGCGAGCGGCCCCCCTGATCTCGCCGTCGCCTGTCTGACCGTTATCGACCCGTTGGTGGCCGTGGGGCTCGGCATCGGCCTGTTGGGGGAGGCCGATGCCGTCGGTACGCCGACCGCGGCGGCCGAAGCGGTGTGCGCTGCGGTCGCTTGTGCCGGTGTATTCGCGCTTGCGCGCTACCACCCGGACAATCGGAGCGGCGTTGCACCTACCGTGACCGAGGACGGCGACCGCCGGGTCACGTCGATTGACAGTTCGTAA
- a CDS encoding glycosyltransferase — MTSQPSGRPLRIVIGAVMYPPDVNGAASFGHRLATGLAARGHDVHVICHASDRRTRTAVEDGVTVHRVGSYATPVHPTARMCSPWRASSEAKRLLAEIRPDVVHVQSHFFVGRGVINAARRMNIPLVATNHFMPENIFGYLRIPRLLHSVTAKVLWKNLVRHYSKAATVTAPTPRAVRLLRENGFEKRALPISCGIDIDRYRSAAAEYREQHPFPAVRTVLFVGRLDEEKHVEDLLRAMSLLRTHVSTRLEIVGDGSRKETLEQLAAELGIADRVCFTGFVDDEELLAAYARADVFCMPSIAELQSLATMEAMSARTAVVLANAMALPHLVRPGRNGWLYPPGDVRALAKAIDEIVTDRSTVDSMGAFSEQIISDAHDIDAVLARFESVYRHLIDPGRADDPVEIHTEMAS; from the coding sequence GTGACTTCGCAACCAAGCGGCCGGCCACTGCGGATCGTGATCGGTGCCGTCATGTATCCGCCCGACGTCAACGGTGCCGCTAGCTTCGGACACCGGCTCGCGACGGGACTGGCCGCGCGTGGCCACGATGTGCACGTGATCTGCCACGCCTCGGATCGGAGAACGCGCACAGCGGTCGAGGACGGTGTCACCGTCCACCGGGTCGGCTCCTACGCCACCCCGGTGCACCCCACGGCCAGGATGTGCTCTCCGTGGCGTGCCTCTTCCGAGGCGAAGAGATTGTTGGCCGAGATCCGGCCGGATGTGGTGCACGTCCAGTCCCACTTCTTCGTCGGTCGCGGAGTGATCAACGCCGCCCGCCGGATGAACATCCCGCTGGTGGCGACCAATCACTTCATGCCCGAGAACATCTTCGGCTACCTGCGGATTCCCCGCCTGCTGCATTCCGTAACGGCCAAGGTGCTGTGGAAGAACCTGGTCAGGCACTACAGCAAGGCGGCGACGGTGACAGCGCCGACGCCGCGCGCCGTTCGGCTGCTGCGGGAGAACGGCTTCGAGAAGCGTGCGTTGCCGATCTCCTGCGGGATCGACATCGACCGGTACCGCAGCGCCGCGGCCGAATACCGGGAGCAGCATCCGTTCCCCGCGGTCAGGACCGTGCTGTTCGTGGGCAGGCTCGACGAGGAAAAGCACGTCGAGGATCTGTTGCGTGCGATGTCCCTGCTGCGCACGCACGTGTCCACCCGTCTGGAGATCGTCGGGGACGGCAGCAGGAAGGAGACCCTCGAACAGCTCGCCGCGGAGCTCGGCATAGCGGACAGGGTGTGCTTCACCGGTTTCGTGGACGACGAGGAGCTGTTGGCCGCCTACGCGCGTGCCGATGTGTTCTGCATGCCCAGCATCGCTGAGCTGCAGAGTCTGGCGACGATGGAGGCGATGTCGGCGCGTACGGCCGTGGTGCTGGCCAACGCGATGGCTCTGCCCCACTTGGTTCGACCGGGGCGCAACGGCTGGCTCTACCCGCCGGGGGACGTCCGTGCGCTGGCCAAGGCCATCGACGAGATCGTCACCGACCGTTCGACCGTCGACAGCATGGGGGCCTTCAGCGAGCAGATCATCTCCGACGCGCACGACATCGACGCGGTGTTGGCCAGGTTCGAGTCGGTTTACCGGCATCTGATCGATCCGGGAAGGGCCGACGACCCGGTGGAGATCCACACCGAGATGGCGAGCTGA
- a CDS encoding alpha/beta fold hydrolase: MRESTNVPSGSGELTARVSRSTLSVLGSDLELWRYCPTAVPSEGVEQDHTGKSGSGDASRGPGSRLIMLHGLRGTHHGLGLIVGALPEREVLVPDLPGFGESEPMTAEKHDVAGYAKAAVELLREVRSNGERFDLLGHSFGAVVAAAVAARAPELVRRVVLVNPIAASPLRGASSVLTRITSVYYRLGELLPARASRALLSNRWIVLAATRVMLRTRDSRVRRFVYDSHLRHFSSFHSPALVAESYRSSISAAVEDHVDRVKSPTLLIAGATDEIAPLEGQRRLVGRFVDGRLRVLDEVGHLVHYEAPEHAAREIRSFLDES, encoded by the coding sequence GTGCGCGAGTCGACGAACGTGCCGAGCGGTTCGGGGGAACTCACCGCCAGGGTGAGCCGTTCGACGTTGTCCGTGCTGGGCAGCGATCTGGAGCTCTGGCGGTACTGCCCGACCGCCGTTCCCTCGGAGGGAGTCGAGCAGGACCACACCGGCAAGAGCGGGAGCGGGGACGCGAGTCGTGGCCCCGGTAGCAGGTTGATCATGCTGCACGGGTTGCGTGGTACTCACCACGGGCTCGGGCTGATCGTGGGGGCGTTGCCGGAGCGGGAGGTGTTGGTTCCCGACCTTCCGGGGTTCGGCGAGTCGGAACCGATGACCGCGGAGAAGCACGATGTGGCCGGGTACGCGAAAGCCGCCGTGGAACTGCTCCGCGAGGTTCGTTCGAACGGGGAGCGCTTCGACCTGCTCGGACATTCCTTCGGCGCGGTGGTGGCCGCCGCGGTGGCCGCGCGGGCTCCCGAGCTGGTTCGCAGGGTGGTGCTGGTCAATCCGATAGCCGCTTCACCGCTTCGCGGGGCTTCCTCCGTGCTCACTCGGATCACCTCCGTTTACTACCGTTTGGGCGAGCTGCTGCCCGCGCGTGCGAGCAGGGCTCTGTTGTCGAATCGGTGGATCGTGCTCGCCGCGACCCGTGTCATGCTCCGCACTCGTGACTCACGAGTGCGTCGGTTCGTCTACGACAGCCACCTGCGGCACTTCAGCAGTTTCCACAGCCCGGCTCTCGTGGCCGAGAGCTATCGTTCCTCGATCAGCGCAGCGGTCGAGGACCACGTCGATCGGGTGAAGTCGCCCACTCTGCTGATCGCCGGGGCCACGGACGAGATCGCTCCGCTCGAAGGGCAGCGACGGCTGGTTGGCCGGTTCGTGGACGGTCGGTTGCGGGTCCTCGACGAGGTCGGCCATCTCGTGCACTACGAGGCACCCGAACACGCCGCTCGGGAGATCCGGTCGTTTCTGGACGAGTCGTGA
- a CDS encoding glycosyltransferase family 4 protein yields MRIFVDARWTRTDFPDGISRYTAGLVEALHRIHPVTALIHDPDQLALLPAGVPYELINSPFSPRELWLSRTLHGLGAEVVFSPMQVIGGFRRRYAQVLTLHDLIYYRYPKPPEFLPLPVRIVWWLFHHAWWPQRVLLNRADLVVTVSETTKRLIERHRLTRRPVAVVPNAPTASPSAGTGSADHTARTAEQDGSGRAPSALLYMGSFMPYKNVTTLISAMERLPGYRLHLLSRIDPARRRSLREAVPDGADVVFWNGVSEGDYRELLGSAAALVTASKDEGFGLPLIEAMNAETPVICSDIPIFREVTGGHAQFFDPDSVSGFIAAVRRSEAPETSAGTVESARAHAAGFTWDESARKLHESIRRLVT; encoded by the coding sequence GTGCGGATATTCGTCGATGCTCGCTGGACACGTACCGACTTCCCGGACGGCATCAGTCGCTACACGGCGGGACTGGTCGAGGCGTTGCACCGGATCCACCCGGTGACCGCGCTGATCCACGACCCCGACCAGCTCGCGTTGTTGCCCGCGGGGGTGCCGTACGAGTTGATCAACAGCCCGTTCTCGCCACGGGAGCTGTGGCTGTCGCGCACCCTGCACGGGCTCGGTGCCGAAGTGGTTTTCAGCCCGATGCAGGTGATCGGTGGGTTCCGGCGCCGTTATGCGCAGGTACTCACCCTGCACGACCTGATCTACTACCGGTATCCGAAGCCCCCGGAATTCCTCCCGCTGCCGGTGCGGATCGTGTGGTGGTTGTTCCACCACGCCTGGTGGCCGCAACGTGTGCTGCTCAACCGCGCCGATCTGGTGGTCACCGTGAGCGAGACGACCAAGAGGCTGATCGAGCGGCATCGGTTGACGCGGCGTCCCGTCGCTGTCGTTCCCAACGCTCCGACCGCTTCGCCGTCCGCGGGAACCGGAAGTGCCGACCACACGGCGCGGACGGCCGAACAGGACGGGTCCGGGCGAGCTCCTTCCGCGTTGCTGTACATGGGGTCGTTCATGCCGTACAAGAACGTCACCACGCTCATCTCCGCGATGGAGAGGCTGCCCGGATACCGGCTCCACCTGTTGAGCCGGATCGACCCGGCCAGGCGGCGCTCGCTGCGGGAAGCGGTGCCCGACGGTGCCGACGTGGTTTTCTGGAACGGTGTGTCCGAAGGGGACTACAGGGAGCTGCTGGGGAGCGCGGCGGCTCTCGTGACCGCTTCCAAGGACGAGGGCTTCGGGCTCCCGCTGATCGAAGCCATGAACGCGGAGACCCCGGTGATCTGCAGTGACATCCCGATATTCCGTGAAGTGACGGGTGGACACGCGCAGTTCTTCGATCCGGATTCGGTTTCCGGATTCATCGCGGCCGTGCGCCGCTCGGAGGCTCCGGAGACCAGTGCGGGAACGGTCGAATCCGCGCGCGCCCACGCCGCCGGTTTCACCTGGGACGAGTCCGCTCGCAAACTCCACGAATCGATTCGTCGGCTGGTTACGTGA
- a CDS encoding peptidase inhibitor family I36 protein yields MRLTSRVTTPRGKLPGQERTRIPGKPRRLRARCTPLVLALTAVGLGTPAAAAPEPGQDEAQCESGVFCAWPEHRYGGNPHSADLRTTNMEECVPLNGDLEAHSFVNRLNRPVTVYQDAHCGTRGEFSTYPEGSFVPRAPFVVRAIKIWTH; encoded by the coding sequence ATGAGGCTCACTTCACGTGTGACCACTCCCCGCGGAAAACTCCCCGGACAGGAACGCACGCGCATTCCGGGAAAACCGCGGCGGTTGCGAGCGAGGTGCACACCACTGGTACTGGCCCTGACAGCGGTGGGCCTGGGGACTCCGGCCGCGGCTGCTCCCGAACCAGGGCAGGACGAGGCGCAGTGCGAGTCCGGTGTCTTCTGCGCCTGGCCCGAACACCGGTACGGCGGAAATCCGCATTCCGCCGACCTGCGTACGACCAACATGGAGGAGTGCGTTCCGCTGAACGGCGACTTGGAGGCACATTCCTTCGTCAACAGATTGAACCGCCCCGTCACCGTGTACCAGGACGCGCACTGCGGCACCAGAGGGGAGTTCAGCACCTATCCCGAAGGCAGTTTCGTTCCACGTGCCCCGTTCGTGGTAAGAGCCATTAAGATCTGGACGCACTGA
- a CDS encoding aldo/keto reductase yields MQTTVLGKTGMEVSRIAFGTWQLGGEWGSFDEEQAVTAIRHARELGVNFFDTAQAYGFGKSEEVLGRALRDELARDRDSLVIATKGGINPGGDRPRDARRANLRQGVTESLSALGVDHIDLYQVHWPDERTPAEETASALQELVDEGKIRHVGVSNYDAAQMADFDRTRPVETLQPPYHLFRRGIEREVLPYTREHDIGVLAYSPLASGLLTGRLSAESTFESSDWRAHSSAFQGDTFRRNLDIVEQLSRFAAERGTNVSQLAIAWVLAQRGVHVAIVGARSSRNIENSLAAADLELTPQDLDELDSITSSAVSIEGASPEGVA; encoded by the coding sequence ATGCAGACCACAGTGTTGGGAAAGACGGGTATGGAGGTTTCCCGGATCGCCTTCGGCACCTGGCAGTTGGGTGGCGAGTGGGGGTCCTTCGACGAGGAACAGGCCGTCACCGCGATCCGCCACGCGCGCGAGCTGGGCGTCAATTTCTTCGACACAGCGCAGGCCTACGGCTTCGGCAAGTCCGAGGAGGTCCTGGGGCGCGCGCTGCGGGACGAGTTGGCCAGGGACCGGGACAGTCTGGTCATCGCGACCAAGGGCGGTATCAACCCCGGAGGGGATCGCCCGCGGGACGCGCGGCGCGCGAACCTGCGTCAGGGTGTGACAGAGAGTCTGAGCGCCCTCGGGGTGGACCACATCGACCTGTACCAGGTGCACTGGCCGGACGAGCGGACCCCGGCCGAGGAAACCGCGAGTGCGCTGCAGGAGCTCGTGGACGAGGGCAAGATCCGTCATGTGGGTGTGTCCAACTACGACGCGGCCCAGATGGCCGATTTCGACCGCACCCGTCCCGTGGAGACGCTCCAACCGCCGTACCATCTGTTCCGGCGTGGTATCGAACGGGAAGTGCTGCCCTACACGCGTGAGCACGACATCGGCGTGCTCGCCTACAGTCCGCTGGCCAGCGGACTGTTGACGGGCAGGCTCTCCGCGGAGAGCACTTTCGAGTCGAGCGACTGGCGTGCCCACTCCTCGGCCTTCCAAGGGGACACGTTCCGGCGCAACCTGGACATCGTGGAACAGCTCTCCCGGTTCGCCGCCGAACGCGGGACGAACGTGAGTCAGCTCGCGATCGCCTGGGTGCTCGCCCAGCGGGGTGTGCACGTCGCGATCGTCGGGGCGCGGAGTTCACGCAACATCGAGAACAGCCTGGCTGCCGCCGATCTGGAGCTGACCCCGCAGGACCTGGACGAACTCGACAGCATCACCTCCTCCGCAGTGTCGATCGAGGGAGCCAGTCCGGAAGGCGTGGCCTGA
- a CDS encoding YrhK family protein gives MSESSDPSASTPLVLRLGHEELSVRKLYEVLSIVNDILIALWFMVGSVLFFWETTVFLGTWFFLVGSIELAIRPVIRLKRQLHLRRLHTSARTSAESEQDF, from the coding sequence ATGAGCGAATCCTCCGATCCCTCCGCTTCCACCCCGCTGGTGCTGCGGCTCGGACACGAGGAACTGTCGGTCCGCAAGCTCTACGAAGTGCTGAGCATCGTCAACGACATTCTCATCGCGCTGTGGTTCATGGTGGGCAGTGTCCTGTTCTTCTGGGAGACCACCGTCTTCCTCGGAACCTGGTTCTTCCTCGTGGGCAGCATCGAGCTCGCGATCCGGCCGGTCATCCGCCTGAAACGGCAGCTGCACCTGCGCAGGTTGCACACCTCCGCCCGGACGAGCGCGGAATCGGAGCAGGACTTCTAG